The Melanotaenia boesemani isolate fMelBoe1 chromosome 11, fMelBoe1.pri, whole genome shotgun sequence genome includes the window agaaaaccacaccaggtgtctcctgtcagctaagaacaggaaactgaggctacaattcacacacactcaccaacactggacaacagaagatggagaaacgttgctggtctgatgagtctccatttcagctccacattcagatgctagactcagaatttggtggaaaagtgaaaacatggatccatgcttcaggctgaagatggtgtaatggtgtggcggatattttatttatgagcaAGGTTTATTGTTGCTGTAATGCAGGATTTTGCAAAATTGAAACAatctggtttcttgaacatgacaatgagttcactggactccaccGGCCTCCAGAGTctccagatctcagtccagtagagcagctttgggatgtggtggaacgggagattctcatcatggatgcagcagctgtgaaatgtttctgacaccttgttgaatctatgctcACGTTAACATTGGAGGTCTTAAATGTCAAATCCAATTCTTTGCtgattggatttttttcccacatGGTTGTACACATAGTTTAACGTGACCACCATCAGACTCCAGTATAAACAGTTTATGGCCCTGAAGGGACCCGCATGCACAGAAGAAGACATGCTGTCACACACATGGATGCTAAAGTTGTTAACGTGAGTGTCGGTTTCGAAGTTTTTAGGCAATTagagatggaaataaatgacgatacaacaaacaaataaacaaaaaaaaaaaaaacacactgtaatCAACATTTGACCCCAATTATAAttccaaacaacaaaaataaaaagtttcaagTTTAATGTGTACcattaatatttcttttagcCATTTACTGTGTGATTGTGGTTTAACTGACCAATCCTGCTAGTAGGGATGGAAAGGTGAAAGCATCCTTCATAGCACCTCTAAGTTCAGATACTCCACAAATGACTGAGTAGTGCAATTAATAGATCTTGTTTTGATCTCCttattacagctgtaataaGGAGATCAAAACAGATGACATCTGGAATGCCCCATTTAGAGCAAAACTGGGCTTTAATTCGGTGTATTGCCATAAAACCTTTCAACCAGTTTCCTGAAGGCAGGAAAAAAAGTCATTCCTTGAATTCAGTTAAATGAACTGTTTCCATTGCAAAATTCCTTTAAACCGTGTTCAGGAAAGATGGAAACATTAAGCTAAAAACAACCATTTTGACTTTGGTGCCTGCTGTGGGCGATAAAGCACGTTTCTTCTCCCAGGCTGTAATTCAAAGGTGTCAGAGCACATGTTGTTCCTGGAGAAACCTTTTGGTTACTTAGCACGTAGAGCTTTAGAGATGAGGTACTAAACAGCAGAAATGAATCAGCTCATCAGATTTTAGATTAGATTTCCCACTAGCAGTCTCTTCTGGTTATTTTGTGTTGGTTTGGGGCAGAAAGCAGGACTGTGGGGGGGAGGACGTACCTGTGTGTGGTGTTAGGGCCTAAAGTcaggctggaaacgtgcagttTCTTTAAAGATGAGATCCTTCAGCGTCTCTTTGGGTAGGTCATCAAGCTCCATTTCAAATTTGAAGGGAGCTTCAGCAACAGGctgcagagggcagcagagagGACATGCTGACACATGTGCAGTGTTGAGGTGATATGTGAtgtaaaaaagtcatttaaaatgtaagaaatataaAACCTCCAAAGCACACATGATGAATTACTCTTACTGAGCATAGAAGAGCATCTCACCTCATCTGAAGGGTCGTAGTATTGTTCCAGGTAGGGGTGTGCCAGAGCCTCCTCCACCTCGATCCTCTTGTGAGGGTTAAACGTCAACATCTTGTCCAGCAGGTCCAGAGCTGCAGcacaaaaatgacaacatcaAGCAGGGTAAAGGACAAGTTCACATCATCGCtcctaaaaaacaacaatgagcTGGTCTGAACACTAGAGGGCACCATAATATCCTGTGACTGATTCATGAAGGCTGTGTGCATTACAGACCTGCTAAAGGTTCAAAGCTTTACATCTAAGCTACTCTCAAAattcatcttttcttcttcccaGCAAACATTACAAACTGATTATAAGACTGACTGATTCTGATGAGTTACACTTCCTTCCCGTCTCTTCTTTTAGTCGCCTGATTGAGGCGCCTTCAGATAAAAATAACCACAAGTTTCTGGACTCTGACCCCAGTTCAAAGCAGAATGCCTGAATTTTAATCAAGTATCTTTTTCTAAGTTTCAGTCTCCATTTGAGGCTAAATGGAGTCAACACATTTACTCTCAATTATGAAAGAAACCATGTTGAGTTTTACATATTCATGATCTAATGATAAGAAATGGCCTGAGGAGTTCTGCTCGATCAAGTATAATTatgttttctataaaaaatGGGAGTCTGAGAGCAGGACGCTCAGATAGCTGACATTGTCCCGAGGAGGTGCAGCCCAACATGCTGCTCTTTTGTCACTTTGCTGCAGATGGGCTTTGAAtggatcttttcttttcttttttttattgttttctcttttaataataataataaaaacaaaagtaaaacaggtaaaaaaccgtcacacataacagacaaaaacacaggCTCCTCTGATGGTGATGGAAAGAGACATGTCGAGTGCTTTTAATGGTCCTGTTCAATTAGCAGCATCTTCTACTCCTTTAATATAGATAGTCCACTTCTCCcatctccctttttttcttatccCATTTCCGGTGAAACGGTGCTCCTCTGGGTTCAGTTTTATACCATTTCCcttatgtttcatttatttatttttttttctgagatctggtgactctggaggccgttggagtccagtgaactcattgtcattttttttttccatctcaccTCTTTCTTCATCAACATTCGCTCCTGTATCTTTTCCTACAACCAGCCTTGTTCCTTACACTGtccaaccaccaccacattTTTGCTTTTCCTTCTACATGTCACTTCATTTAAATTTCGTTGCTCATTCAGCTGTTTTGTTCAGGCAGTAGCTGATAAACGACACCATGCATGCTAATGTAAGCAGACAGTCAATGGACAGCCAAGGGAACTGTAGTGATAGCACTGCCAGGACGAATAactaaaattatttgttttattcatctCCTGCCAAACTAGACAGTAAATTTTCATTTATACCCACCAAAATTGAATTTTGTAGGCTAGGCAGGTGTTAACTGAGAGCCCTGctcagcagctgcagatgtgccttcatGTGCTCTGTAGCATTTTGTTTGTTccaaaagtacataaaaaataaacaaatttgtgATTGTAACTAACTGGACAGCAAGATCAGAAGCAGAATGCTGCTCCACCAATAAAAATGTGGCTTCATCTCATAGCGATTGGAAATTCTTGTAGGAACTTCCCTCTTCTACAGTTCAACCACCAATGTGATTCATAACATCAAAATTCTATGatgaacaagaagaagaatctTAATGAGTGATCAGTTGTATGAATAAAGCTCTACAGATGGTCTCTTACCTTTTGGATCGGCATTTGGGAAGAGGCGGTTCCACGGCACTTTGCAGCGCAAAGGCAGGGACAAAAGGTAGTTCCTGGCCTTAATATTGATGATGCAGTTGAGGTCCTCCTGAGAAGGAGAGCCCAGGACTCCTGATGGACAGGCAGAAAAAAGACAGTTAGTTTATGTTCACTTACAAGATGGAACTATTTTCTACTAGACGTTCTCTGTTACATAAGGCCgtttttaagacaaaaatatCGACAGATGGGAGAAGCAATATGTGGTCTAGCACTACAACACAAAAAGGATGACTTGATAATAGCAACAGTATCTTTGGACTGGCACTAAGAAGCTCAACTATAAAGTTTTCAAAGCTTTTATAAAAGACTACATGGATGGTAAATGATGCAGCACactcatttaaacacacacagagtgtgGCCATCGTGGCATTTTACCCTCAGCTACATAAAAGAGGAAATACCTTTATCACAATTAAATggtgcaacataaaaaaaatggttttgatGTAATCACTCAGTCTTTGCAAACTCAGAAAAACCCTTgagttatttttgttgttgacgAACTGTAGAAAGGACATTAATGCTACAGCAGACcttaaaactgaatattaagGTAAAAGTTACCCAAAATGTGGTTAAGCTGATCCAAGTAGTGCTTCCCAGGGAAGATTGGCCTGTTGGACAGCATCTCAGCCAGAATGCAACCCACCGACCAAATGTCTATGGACTTGGTATAGccctgaaagagaaaaacaaactcagCTATGACCtcagtttctttaaaaatataacaattgGTGGAACTGGTGCGACTGAGCTCAGGGAGAATAAAGgctgctgtgtgtttgagtgtatATTATACACGGTTTATATTTCCTTTGGTCAAACTCAAgagcaaatatttaaaagtgATAAATCTGTAGGTATTCTGTGTAGCTGAACTGTGGTCTTGAACTTCCATATATCCCTACAACAGCAGCTAATGTTAGCCCGACCCACTGAGCAGCCAGGTTAAAGTAAACAATTACATAGTGCTCTAACCTTCCTGAGTTAGTGGAATTATAGcattttacaaatatatatataaaacacatgaGAACATTTTACCAAATATCCAGGAAAGATTAGGAAAAAGAGTAAATATCATTTAAcgttaatgtaatttaaaaagaacaaagatctttatatttttattatctttatctgttttttttttggattgtTTAGAGAATTAAGTGAATTAAACTTTTCTTGaacaaaaatccaaatattttataataataattgatttttttaacctAGATTTGGCAAAACATGGAAGGAAAACTGACTTGACTGTGTTTTCTAGCAGATGGGGACACTCACCTTGGAGTTGAGCATAATTTCTGGAGCCCGGTACCAACGTGTAGCCACGTACTCTGTAAGAAAACCAGTGTGATCGTGGTCGGGATCGGCCACACGGGCCAAACCGAAATCGCAGATCTGTAGGAAGAGAATGAAGGACGTAAATATGAACGGATGACTACTAACAGCTTGATGCATGCTACTCTTCTCTTGGTTTTAACCAGAACAGCACACAATAGATCTAGGCAAAATCCAAATCAACCAGCCATTTTCAACAGTGTTAGCTAAATGACGCTACTCTACCTTGAGATCACAGGTGGTGTTGAGCAGAAGGTTGGAGGGCTTCAGGTCGCGGTGCAGGACGTTGGCGGAGTGGATGTACTTGAGCCCTCGTAGGATCTGGTAGAGGAAGTAGCAGATGTGGTCGTTGCTCAGGTGCTGGGTCTTCAGGAGTTTGTACAGGTCTGTTTCCATAAGATCCTGGACAATATAGCTGCACCAATCAAAGTTAAAGGTTCAACGTCTATATTCTTGAAAATACATGCAGTCCTTCATACAGAATTATCAGCATCATTTACACAAGTTGGATTCTCATCatgaatcaataaaaataacttcagtcaaacaaaaaagtttaattcTCTTCTTATGAAAGATGCTCTGTAGGCATTCAGCAGTGCAACAAAGACAAACTGCTgatcagctgggtgtttttgtGCAACCTCAGTAAAATCTCAGCATCCCTGAGATGTCACGGTAGTGAAACCAGGAAGTCCAGAAACCATATGTGGTGCTTGCTGGAAGACATTTAATCTGAAAGGCTTATCTCGGTTAAACGTTTGTGTTGGCTTTAAGTTTCTTCTGTTACAGCcacttctttatgttttttggcACAGAGTAAAACTAAACGCACCGACTGTGGACTCCACTAATTTGCTACTGTTGTCATACAGTGAAGAGCACCTTAGCCAAATATACTCTGACAGGTGGCCATtatgtaataaaatacaaatgaacacCCTTCTCAAATGCAAATGCTCTCTAAGAGACACTAGTTTCTCTGGTAACTGAAGACAACCACAAATACAAATTGCATGAGGAGTATAAAATAAGTTCAGGTAAAAGAAAAGCCCATTTAATGCCACCAATCCCCAGCCTGAAGGCTTTAAAAGCAGCTGCAGCCAATGAAATGCTATACAATCGATTAATCAGACGACTTGAGGATACACATCCCTCATCTGATCGATGGCTGGTGCGCGGATAATGTCGTTGATGCCGATGATGTTCTCATGCTTGAAGCGCAGAAGGATTTTAATCTCCCTCAGGGTGCGTTGGCAGTAGGTCTGGTGCTCAAAGGGGCTGATCTTTTTAATGGCCACACGGATCTTGTTGTCCCGATCATAGGCAGAACTGgatcataaaaagaaaacaagacaaaaagccATCAATTACAATTTTAGCTAAAGAAGTTTAATCAAGTAAAATTTGAGGCAGAATTAGCTAGATTCATTTCCTTCTTGTTCTGTATAGTTTTACTCATCAAGAGGAACCTCATTCACACCTCATCAGGCTTTAATGTGAGATGCTGTACTTGCATTAAAGCCTGTGATCCAAGCTTGATATGTTTCCATAAACTATGTattcaaagtttatttatttaggaaaaaGTATACTACATGAACAATACATGTCACAAAGGTTAAGAGCTTATGCAAGTGCCTTAAAAACACCAACACCAATTTAAAAAGCCGAAACAATGCTGGGAATGTGGTGCAATTGGAAACTGTTTTACGGGGGACCTTATTCACTGCTGCACCGCTAAACCTGtagcagagcagctgttacTGGAGATTTTGATGGAGAAAACGGAGCAAGTTTTATCGATTTGTAAAATGCAGACGACAAGTGCtccataataaaaacacaaacatacaatggaaataagattaagaactgagtaaataaagaataaaaatctaaattaaaaataaaaaaagaagaaaaaagccagTGAAGTTGAACATGATGACAGAAAAACTGAGCCGTTGTTTTATCTACTTTCGTTTAAGTCAAATGTGGAACACATAAGTAGTTACTGCAAATGCTGTCAAGTAGAAGTTTTGCTGGAGGCAGCAACACAATAAGCTTACTACAAGCTGCAAACATGCTTTGAAATACCAAGAATGTGTAAGATCAGTACCCACCACATCCTcagctaaaactgaaaaaacttAGACCACTTAGGTCAGATGTCACCTATGACTGTGTTTGCTAGAGATAAATGGAGATAACAAACACCATCACAATGCATACAGCCAAAGACATAAAACTGTGGAGAAAGACAAATTCAGGGCTGCACATTAAAAGCAGCGCGACAACACTTTCTGACCTGAAAAATATgcgttttgatggcacagtgacatttataatgtacattcctggaggcATCGTTGTCCAGCAGCGtaccgaggctgagaaactgcactttgcAACTTTTGCTTCCGGGATGCTGCACCAGCATCACTTTACGTACCTCCTCACAGAATAGGACCGAATATCAACTTACTGGCCGTTCTGAACACGCACCGTGGccgattcatcaaagaaacgcaaaaggacattattggaggaagagataTAAGAcataagatatatatatatataaatatataaataaaagatatagGAAAGTAGTCAACATCAGacagacttttactggctgcagagatctcagagtacaggtaggatgcaagatagaTGTTGATTTAGCCATcgttaggggggggggggggggggggggtgtgccGCTGAGATATCGGCTAAAATCCAGAAGTGtgactttaaatttttttaatttttttttaaaactacaatTCACATGACAAGGATAGACTGCTCTTAGCCAATCAACTGCAGTATTTCTCCTCTCAATCAGTGGAGAATGTGGTTGACACGCAGTTATGAATGGagacaaaaaacatcaaatcacataaaaccattacaattttaaaaagatgccATGACATAATTTTAGTTATACCAACAATAAATCAAATGTTTGtggctttttttccttcttttcctacTAGCTATCAAGATATTTCAAACTGACAAAAGATCAgaaaaaatttcatttttgtttagaCCAAGTTTTAACAGGATTAACCTTCAACAAATGCTGGCgatgcttctttctttttcttttaaaaaacgtTGCGTGTGCATAGGATCAGTGGCAGGTTAAAGACTGATGGCACACATCTACTATCCTACTTGGTCCAGCTGTTAAACAGGCTCAttcaggaaaatgaaaaagcaaaaatctgTGTGTACACAACAGGAAACATGgccaaacacaaaatatttgaatattttctgcACGGCTTTGGCTGCAAAATATTTCTGAAGAATTCATACACAAACAAgtatttcagcatttttaatacatttatatatattttttcttaaaataaatagaagtacctccaaatataaaaaggaaatgtccttcttaaaaaaaatctttaaaacatgttaaatttcaatcatgaccaaaacaaaactgaggggaaaataactttttattcatCCAGAAATTTCTCAACTGTGTTACATTTAACTTAACCTCTTTCCTGTCTGCTATAATTTTTCAATGATTATAAAAAACTTGTGAAAATAAACCTGCATAAGTCGTCTTTACCAGCTGCTTTGGGTAtgtaattaaatgtttgttatcCCATTACTGTTTCAAGTTTTGACCGTTTCACTattgttacatttttaattgttatttcaGCCATTTGTTATAAACAAAGGTTATTATCATTgtccaaagaaagaaaaatgcaaaaaaattattttgttcttgATTTTTTCTCAGTGCAAACATCAAACGGAAATGTTTGCTCTGGGTCGGATATGTTGCTTTATGTTACTTGTTAATGTGAGGATCCAGAGTACATAGTCTTACAATTTTACCAATTTCAAACATGTTATAAAGCTTAAGCCTACAGCTAAtaagtatttttaaaacatcatcttTACCATCTACTTAAACATGTTAAGTTTCTTATCTGAAACATCTGGGGACCATCTCCTTTCCCCAcatctcttttctttgtttccccCCTCTTTACATGGCAGGACAACTGCATTTTTTGGTCCTTTTGCTTAAAGGGTGCATACTAATAGTTAAAGTAAATGCATAAATCTATGAGATCATTCCCTGCTTTGCACATGTAAAGTGTGTAACCTCTGAGCGGAGAAACTGGTTAATTCCACGTTAACATCTAGGCCCTGCCTGTGATGCAACACCTC containing:
- the mapk1 gene encoding mitogen-activated protein kinase 1, coding for MATAAVSAPAGCGPSPGPGTELVRGQAFDVGPRYTNLSYIGEGAYGMVCSAYDRDNKIRVAIKKISPFEHQTYCQRTLREIKILLRFKHENIIGINDIIRAPAIDQMRDVYIVQDLMETDLYKLLKTQHLSNDHICYFLYQILRGLKYIHSANVLHRDLKPSNLLLNTTCDLKICDFGLARVADPDHDHTGFLTEYVATRWYRAPEIMLNSKGYTKSIDIWSVGCILAEMLSNRPIFPGKHYLDQLNHILGVLGSPSQEDLNCIINIKARNYLLSLPLRCKVPWNRLFPNADPKALDLLDKMLTFNPHKRIEVEEALAHPYLEQYYDPSDEPVAEAPFKFEMELDDLPKETLKDLIFKETARFQPDFRP